In Verrucomicrobiia bacterium, the genomic window GTTTCCACGCCCGCAGGCGAAGGTTCGGTGAAGGGGAGCACGGGACGCCGTTCGAGCACCGCGCGCGACACCACCCGCGTTCCCGTCAACCAATCCTGCACCGCGGCGAATCCGTTCCGCCGTCGCGCGGTGGCGAACAGCAGACCCAGCACAGCGTAGTAGGACAGACTCAGGACATAGGTGCCGGGGGTGGGTCCGGCGTAGGACAGCGGATCGCGCGTCACCAGCATGACCGTCCAATAGGGGATTACCGGCACGGTCGTGTAGATCGCCGCGCGTGCGAGGGCCTGGGGCAGGCGTGGAAAGCTCCGGTCCAGCCGCAACACCCGAAGGCCGCACAGGGCCTTGCCCGGCGTCGCGCCCCGCTGCCACTCGCTGATACCGTACCAGGAAACCGCCATCGAGAACCAGAACACGATGAACCCCATCATCCACGTCGGGGACTCGATCATGCGTTCCAGCATTGAGAAGGGATCCCCGAAGATCCCCAACCCAAGGATCAATCCCAGCAGGGACAACGCTGCGAGATCCAGGATTCCAGCCAGGATCCGCAAGCCCAGCGTTGCCGGCGTCGGTGCCGTGGATGCGTAGGGTTCCAGTGCGCGACGCAGATCCGCATAGCTCCTGAACCGTTCCAGCGGTTGCTTGTTGAGGCAGCGCAGGATTTCCCGCGCCAGACCCGTGGGGATTTCCTTCCGATACACCTGCGGGGAGGGTGCGCGTTTCTCGATCGCCTGGGAGATGAGAAGCGGCAGGGTCTGGCCCTCGAACGGCAGCCGCCCGGTCAGCAAGTGAAACAGGGTCGCCCCCACCGCATACATGTCCGACCGGGCACTCAGTTCTTCGCCCCGAAGCTGTTCCGGCGAGCAGAACGCCGGCGTCCCCACCATCAGGCCGGCCTCCGTGACGTGGCCTGGGTCACGGGGCAGCGTGGAAATGGACAGCCCGAAGTCCCCGATCTTCACCAGGCCTTCGTCATTCTCGAAGCAGTTCGAAGGTTTGATGTCGCGATGCAGGATGCCCGCCTCCTGAGCCGCCTCGAGTCCTTCGATGATCTGCAACACCACGTCCACCGCGCGCGGCACCGTCAGCGGACCGTGCTTTGCGAGGCGATCCTGGAGCGTGCCGCCTGCCACGAACTCCATGCTGATCACCGGGGTTCCGTCGATTTCCTCGGTGCCGTACACATACACGCAGTTCGGATGATTCACGGAGGCCGCCAGGCGTCCTTCGCGAAGGAACCGGGCCCGGTCCGCGGGCGCTCCCAGCTTCTGATGGATCACCTTGAGTGCCACCCTCCGCCCGGAGTCGGTCTCTTCCGCCTCATAGACCACGCCCATGCCGCCCTGCCCCAACCGGCGCAGGATACGGTAGCGCCCGAACGCACGGCCTTCCTCGGGTCCGCCCTGCGGCGGTCCCTGCGGTGCCCCCAACACCACGGTTCCGCCGGGACCGACACACGTTTCCGGAGCAGAATCCGCCGCGAGGCCAACCTTCAGCATGCATTCCGGGCAAAGCCCCTTCAGCGTTCCCTCCGCCAGGGGCTTGCCGCATTCGGGACAGGTTTGATGGGTGCTCATAACGCTTCTTCCAACCCGTACAGAGGAAACGCCGCCGGAAGGTTACACGTACGGGTCCCGCCATCGCCCATTCGTAATGGTCACGGCCCGGCGAGCGCCCGCAGCAGATGGCGCAGCTCGTCTTCGACCTCGTCCGGGGTGGCCACCGTCTCGGCGACGAGTTCGCGCAGCACGGCGCGGTAACGTCGGCGCAGGCGATGCACGGCCACCTTCACAGCGCCCTCGGTCATGTCGAGTTCCCGGGCCAGTTCGGCATAGGGCAGGGCGCTGCGCTCTCCCGCCAGGGCGAATCTCAGGCGATCGAACTGTCCGACCTTCCCCTCGCGTTCCTGTTCCCGGCGCAACCGTTGGTGGGCCTCCTCGAGCACCGTGATGGCCCATCGCCGGTCATACAACGTTTCGGGCGTGACCGCATCCACGGGAGTCTGCGCGTAGGCCGCTTCGGCGGCGGCGCTGTCGAGGGAAATGACCTTGCCGCCGCCCCGCTTCCGGGCGCGCGCCTTGTCCCATTCGTCAGCCAGGAAGTGGTTGGTCGCCCCAAGAAGGTAGGAGCGGAACCGGCCCCGCTCCGGGCTCACGGCGGCAACATCATGGCGCCCGAGCAGCCGGGCAAAGAACGCCTGTGTGAGATCCTCGGCGTCGTGGGGCGAATAACCCCGCCGCCGGATGTAGGCATAGAGCGGACGCCAGTAGGTCTGGCAAAGATTGGCCAGCGCTTCGCGGGCCCGGGTCGAATCGCTTCGCCCGGCGGCCAGCACCACGGACCAGTGGGTGGTGACGAAGGCCGCGGCCGCCGCCGGAGGGGGAGCAGCGCGCCGGGGATCCGTCGCGGACGAAGCGGTGGGTGTGTCGAAGTTCATGGGCGCTACGGGTTCTTCGGCAGCCTGGTCATCTTGTGGCGGTCCTGGACGAGGCAGGAGATTGCCTTCGACGGACCGGTCCCGGAGTCGGTCGCCTCGCCGCCGCAGCAGGCCTCCACAGAGGAAATCCAACGGCCCATCGACGCATGAACCCGGAACCTTCGCTCTCTCAGTCCGCAATCGGGTTGATCCATTTGAGCCCGCGAAATCGGGCGAAGTCGGTGTCCGTGGAGGCCAGGGTGCAGTTGTGCTCGACGGCCAGCGCCGCGATGTGAGCGTCGGATACCAGATTCGCGGTCGCGTTGCCGGCCCTAAGCATCCGTTGGAGGACGACCCAATGCTGTGCCGAGGGAACGAGGATCCGCACGCAAGGTTGGTCCAGCCAGCTCTGCACCCGTTCGGTCGCCTCGCGCAGGGTGAGCGGACGCCGGTGCAACCGTGGATTGGTGCCTATTCGCACGAACGCCGTCAGCACCGGCCAGCAAAGGCAGACCGGGGCAATCCCGCTCAATTGCGCGTCCCACCAGGACCTGGCCGCCTCGTGATGGATGGAAAGACTGTCCTCCGCATAGAGGAGGAGATTCGCGTCCACGAGGATCAAGCGTGTTCCTCCCCTTCGCCACGATCCAGAAGGTCCTCGATGCTGTCGTAGGCGAAGCCTTCGCGCAGGCCAAGCGGGCGGGCCTGCGTCCGATAGGGCTTGGCGGCGGGAGGAGTGAGAACGGCATCCAACCCCACCCGTAGGGCCATGTTCACGACCTCCTTGAAAGGCTTGCCCAACCGGGACGCTCCCTCCCGCGCCCTGGCCGCCACATCGGGGTCCAACGTCAACGTGGTTCGCATCGGAGCATCGTGATGCCAGGCATTGCGGAGTCAAGGTGAACGAGGCCGATGGTCCCCCCAGGGGTCAGATCTCTGATTTTGACATTTGCGGCATGACCTGACAGCGACAGGGCAAAGATGGTCCCCCGGGGTCAGATCTCTGATTTTGACATTTGCGGCATGACCTGACAGCGACAGGGCAAATGTCAAAATCAGAGATCTGACCCCGGCCCTGCTACCAATGAGGTTGATTGTCCCGGTTCCAGCGGCGCAGGGATGCGTCATCGCGATCGAGGAAGAGGCGCCTGAACGAGATCGATTCAACGTGGCCGTCGCAGAAGGCGGCGTTGGCTCTGCCCTGGTGGCGCGCTCTGGCGCGCCTTACGGATTCGGCAGTGGTCTGACCACGGGACCGGAAGGTTTCCTGGCGTTGAATGCCCAGGAAGCTTTCCATGACGGAATCGACGTCGAAGTCTCCTCCGGATGCGGGCAGAAGCGCAAAATTATCGCCCAATGCCAGCATGTCACTTGGGCTCAAGACAGTATTCTCCGGTACACCCGAATCGGCCGCCGGCGTTCCGGGCACGGCGGCGTGGTTTGCGGGCCATGTCATGACAAGTCCGTACCGTTCGCCTTCGGGCCCCCGATCATTGATGTAGCCAAGGTGGTTGTAACCATAGGAAGTGAAGCCGCTGAAGGACAGCAAGCCGATGGCAGGACGGCTTGCGGCATAGGTCATGGAGGGACAGCGTCGCACTCCAATTTCGGGGTTCCCTGAAGGTCGCACGACACCGTTCAAATCAAACCCGTAGGCGCCCTGTCCCACGATGTTGCTGGCGACGTACGAGGAGCCTGGATAACGCCCGTGGTCTCCAACGTAGATCGCCAGGTGCAGGGCGGACTGACGGAGGTTGCTGCGGCACTTGATGGAGTGAGCCTGAGCCCTGGCGTTTGAAAGGGCTGGCAGAAGGAGCGAAGCCAGGACAGCGACAATCGCCATCACCACCAGGAGTTCCACCAGGGTGAATGCGGCCCTTGGAGCGCGGCGCGGAAGATCTGGCACTTCCCAGGTGATTGGCTGGGCCATGGCAGGAATTGACGGTCAATGACGCATGCCTGGCGCGGCATGTCACGCGATTTCATTGGCGCTTCATTCCTCGCGGTGCATCCCGGAGTTGTGGGTCGAGGCGCGAACGTCGCGAAGCATCGCCTCGGAGGGCCGAGTTCCACGAGGCCGCAACGGTGTGGTGCGTTGGGATGAGGACTCGCGGAGCTCGTCCCTCCGATCTGCTGCCTCCTCACCGACAACTCCGGGATGCACGGCCTCGCATCGTCCGGCCCTCTTGCTCCTTGAGTTTTCCAATCGGCCCCACCCACCATCCCCGAATCATGAAATCCGCGGACTTGTCCCCCCGGCGCCGCCGAGCGTTCAGCCATGGCATCGTGGGAGTCGTCGCCCTGATCTCCGCCTCGCCCCTCGCGGTAGCGCAGTTCGTCGAAGTGACCGCCGAGATCGAAGGGTTCCACTGGCCGGCCTCGTCAGCCGCCAGCCTCAGCACCTCCTGGACCGTCCGATGTGTCGTCGGGAGTGGTTCATGGCGGATGGACACCGCGGTCGGTTCCAGTTCGACGAACTCCGTTTGGTTTCTTGGCGACCATGTCATCCAGGTCAGCCAAGATCCCGGTATCCCCGGTGGCTTCGTCGCCCGCCGATGGAACTCCGCCGACGGCAGTCCCGGACGTCCCCAGGGACCGTGCTACCGCCTGTCCCCCCAGACCCACATCGCCTGGCTCGCCTTCGGGTCCGTCCCCTTCCTCAACAACCCGGATCGCGCATGGTCTCCCCTGGAAAGCTCCGGGCTCATGATGGCATACGCCCCCTCCGGCTTCCGGGATCGCATCGAGGTGTTCGAAGACGCGCTCGGCCTCCCGAAGGCCGTGACGCTCTACGCGGACAGCCCACAGCCGATCCTCCAGTATCGGGTGACCCGCTCCACCCGATTCTCAGCATGGGACCTGCCGCCTCGCCTCGCCCCCCGGGATTTTCAGGACGCCTTCCCGGTGGCCCGCAGCCTGAAGTCCGACTCGGATCCTCTTGCCGTCCATCTCCGCGACCGGGTGACCGGGACCACTCGAGCCATGCTGCACCACTGGGACGCCACCACCGCGCCGTCCGGGGAATTGCGATCCTGCCTGCTCACCGATCTCAACGGCATCATCGAGGGCCCCTCCATCTGGGATGACCTGCGGTTCTCCGACATCCCCCTCCGCGACGAGACCTTGGAACTCCTGGACGCCGATCCCATCCCAGCTTCCCGGGCGCGGCTCAACCGCCTTCTGCTCGAGGATGCCTACCCCGAGGCATTCTTCGACCGACGCTGGGTGATCCCCCTTGAGTTTCAACTTGTGCAATACCGGCCCGCCTGGTCACCGGCCCAGGGGCGGTACACTGCGGATGCCTGGGAAGTCGAAATCGTCGCCAAAGGCCGCGTCACCTCGATCGCCCGGGGAACGGAGCCGACCGTTCCCGAGGAATACCGTCACCTGCTGGAGAACACCCTGTCCGCTCGCGCGAACATCCGGGTCACACCCTGACCCTTGGACCGCATCGGCATGGCCCGCCGTCGGCACCTTGCCATGGGTGGGACCGGGAGAGATCCGGGGCAATCTCACCGGGCGCCATGCGGTCGAACCGAAGATGGCTCGGGATCCATCGAACATCCGCTCCCTGTTGAAAGGCGCGATTGTTTGCGGACTCGTGCAGCTCTCCATGAGGGGCGCATCTCAATTTTTTTGCAGCGGGCCTCACAATCGGAATCGTAATCATAATCGTGATCGTGATCGTGATCGTGATCGTGATCGTGATCGCGCTTCCCAGTTCCCACGTGGAACGGGAGGTCCGGGCAGGATCGAACCCATCGGGCCGGCCCAAAGGCGGCGATCAAAGCGGTGTGCCTGCGGGTTCGAGGACGAGTACCGCCCTTCGGGCTGAGCACGAGTCTCCACGAGGGATGGCTTGGGCGGGTTCCAAGAACCTGGGAACTTTCGCCGGGGCTCAGATCTCTGATTGCGACATTTGCGGCAGGCTCTGACGGTGACGGGGCAAATGTCAAAATCAGAGATCTGACCCCAGCCCTGGTTCTGAAGCGGATGCGAGCTTGAGACCCACGACGCCGGCGACGATGAGCACGATGCAAAGGATCCGTAACACTTCCCGCGACTCGCCCAGGAAGGCCATTCCGATGATCGCCGTGCCTGCGGCACCGATGCCCGTCCACACGGCGTAGCCTGTGCCCACGGGGATGGTTTTGAGTGCCGCCGCCAGGAAGCCGAAGCTGACGATCATGGTGCCAAGGGTGGCAACGCTCGGCCAGAATCTGGAGAAGCCTGCCGTGTACTTGAGGCCGACGGCCCAGCCGATCTCGAGAAGGCCGGCAACGATCAGGTAGATCCAAGCCATGATTTCAAGACTTCGAGGGTTGAGGCATACCCTTGAGGTGGGATCCATGAACTGGACAATGGTCCCTCACTCCGTGGGGTCACTCAGCAGGGGGCTGAATCAGGGATCTGAAGGGAGTGCGGACACTTCGACCAGGACGGGGAAGTGGTCCGAGGGGAGGCGGGCCTGGAATTCGCCGAAGCGGATCTCCCTCGGGAAGTTGCCGGAGGGGGCGTCGGGGCCGGGCTGGGGGACGCGGATGCGGTAGGAGTCGGTGAGGACGCCGTAGCGAAGGGCCTGGAAATGGCGGGTCAGGAAGATGTGGTCGATCCGGCTGTCCGTGCGGGTGTTGGGATCGAACCGGTTGGCGGTGCCGTTGAGGGCGTAACGGATGGCGGCGGTGTCATGGGCGTCGGTGAAGACGCCGGAGCCGGTGAGGATTCGATAGCCCTCGCTGTTCTGATCCACATTGAAGTCGCCCACCAGCACGACCGGTTGATCGCCTGCGATCTCGTGGATTCTCCGGAGGACGAGGCGGGCGCTTTCGAGGCGTGCCTGCACGCCGACATGGTCGAAGTGGAGGTTGAAGAGGTGGAAGGGGCGGGTGCCGGAGACGGGCTGGAGTTTGACCCAGGTGCAGATGCGGGGCAGGGCGGCATCCCAGCCCCTGCCCGGGACGTCGGGCGTTTCGGAGAACCAGAAGTCACCGCCGTCGAGGAGGCGGAACTTGCCCTTCTTGTAGAAGATGGCGGCGTGTTCACCGCGATGCCGGCCGTCGTCGCGACCGCGTCCGGTGTAGGCGTATTCCGGCATCCGTTCGGCCATGGTCAGGAGCTGGTGGTGGAGGGCCTCCTGGATGCCGATCACATCGAAGTTGTGGAACCGGATGAGGTCGGTGACCACGGGGGCCCGCTGTTCCCAGCCGTTGCCGCGTTCGACATCGCCCGGATTGGCATAGCGGATGTTGAAGGTGCCTAGGATCAGGGCCTGGGCCGACGAGGCGGCCAGAAGGACGGCGAGGAGGAGGATGCAGGCGGGGGGCTTCATGGAAGGGGCAGGAGGGTAATGGCGGGGCGGGATCTTGCGAAGCCTGGAAGAGCGTCTGGAAGGGTGGGCGGTGCATCCCGGAGGTGTGGGTGAGGAGGGATTCCATCGGAGGGACGAGCTCCGCGAGTCCACAACCCGGCGCTCCACACCCTTGCGGCCTCGTGGAACTCGGCCCTCCGAGGCGACGCTTCGCGAAGTTCGCACTCTCCCGACGGATCCGGGATGCATGGATGCGTGAGGCGGGGGTGCGGGCCACGCAAAAACGGGTCAGCGAAGGACAAGAAGGGGAGAGCGCAGGGATTGCCGGGTGCGGCACGGTGCGCGCAACCCACCAATCCCCATGAACGCGGTACACGGCAGTTCCCAGGCCGGTCCGCCGTTCCCGCTCCCGGGGGTGCCGGGAGTGGCTTCGACGAGGGGGATGCTGTTGTCCGGGGCTGGCATCAG contains:
- a CDS encoding endonuclease/exonuclease/phosphatase family protein codes for the protein MKPPACILLLAVLLAASSAQALILGTFNIRYANPGDVERGNGWEQRAPVVTDLIRFHNFDVIGIQEALHHQLLTMAERMPEYAYTGRGRDDGRHRGEHAAIFYKKGKFRLLDGGDFWFSETPDVPGRGWDAALPRICTWVKLQPVSGTRPFHLFNLHFDHVGVQARLESARLVLRRIHEIAGDQPVVLVGDFNVDQNSEGYRILTGSGVFTDAHDTAAIRYALNGTANRFDPNTRTDSRIDHIFLTRHFQALRYGVLTDSYRIRVPQPGPDAPSGNFPREIRFGEFQARLPSDHFPVLVEVSALPSDP
- a CDS encoding sigma-70 family RNA polymerase sigma factor, with product MLAAGRSDSTRAREALANLCQTYWRPLYAYIRRRGYSPHDAEDLTQAFFARLLGRHDVAAVSPERGRFRSYLLGATNHFLADEWDKARARKRGGGKVISLDSAAAEAAYAQTPVDAVTPETLYDRRWAITVLEEAHQRLRREQEREGKVGQFDRLRFALAGERSALPYAELARELDMTEGAVKVAVHRLRRRYRAVLRELVAETVATPDEVEDELRHLLRALAGP
- a CDS encoding type II toxin-antitoxin system VapC family toxin, translating into MILVDANLLLYAEDSLSIHHEAARSWWDAQLSGIAPVCLCWPVLTAFVRIGTNPRLHRRPLTLREATERVQSWLDQPCVRILVPSAQHWVVLQRMLRAGNATANLVSDAHIAALAVEHNCTLASTDTDFARFRGLKWINPIAD
- a CDS encoding protein kinase, with translation MSTHQTCPECGKPLAEGTLKGLCPECMLKVGLAADSAPETCVGPGGTVVLGAPQGPPQGGPEEGRAFGRYRILRRLGQGGMGVVYEAEETDSGRRVALKVIHQKLGAPADRARFLREGRLAASVNHPNCVYVYGTEEIDGTPVISMEFVAGGTLQDRLAKHGPLTVPRAVDVVLQIIEGLEAAQEAGILHRDIKPSNCFENDEGLVKIGDFGLSISTLPRDPGHVTEAGLMVGTPAFCSPEQLRGEELSARSDMYAVGATLFHLLTGRLPFEGQTLPLLISQAIEKRAPSPQVYRKEIPTGLAREILRCLNKQPLERFRSYADLRRALEPYASTAPTPATLGLRILAGILDLAALSLLGLILGLGIFGDPFSMLERMIESPTWMMGFIVFWFSMAVSWYGISEWQRGATPGKALCGLRVLRLDRSFPRLPQALARAAIYTTVPVIPYWTVMLVTRDPLSYAGPTPGTYVLSLSYYAVLGLLFATARRRNGFAAVQDWLTGTRVVSRAVLERRPVLPFTEPSPAGVETRPIVGPYHVLESLGKAGEAEWMEGYDLRLLRRVLLRIVPPGTPPLPTPLQCVSRVGRLRWLSGRRDADGNWDAFEGVGGQPLPCLLEQPQPWGQVRFWLYDLAAELSAAERDGSTPAVLGLDRVWITREGRAKLLDLPTPGRLSGPGSDDAGPPPSPDNAPAAVPFLGNVAKMALQGRGNPGPPAVTGRMPLHARRLLESLPGLKGAQAIALALRPLLRRATEVTRLRRLAVVSACIVFPLMAGLGAFTGVAMMERWQRENPGLVELSQVLNLWRAKQSPFIPRGTLPDDRLIGTYVAAHYGAIITNEPIWSGAMARIFIPPDAREFARRSLQDYASPQAEELAEAEKVLTPLTKTSRTASLPPGPLFIPLMIWSALAIYVGIPAVIAALAFRGGLVLLAAGVTYVRRDGTQASRPRLLWRALLAWSPAFSAVLLSALALGLNSGWPALVGTVLAMILTAWSLCLPERSLPDRFAGTWPVPR
- the sugE gene encoding quaternary ammonium compound efflux SMR transporter SugE — encoded protein: MAWIYLIVAGLLEIGWAVGLKYTAGFSRFWPSVATLGTMIVSFGFLAAALKTIPVGTGYAVWTGIGAAGTAIIGMAFLGESREVLRILCIVLIVAGVVGLKLASASEPGLGSDL
- a CDS encoding DUF2191 domain-containing protein, with amino-acid sequence MRTTLTLDPDVAARAREGASRLGKPFKEVVNMALRVGLDAVLTPPAAKPYRTQARPLGLREGFAYDSIEDLLDRGEGEEHA
- a CDS encoding DUF1559 domain-containing protein, whose product is MAQPITWEVPDLPRRAPRAAFTLVELLVVMAIVAVLASLLLPALSNARAQAHSIKCRSNLRQSALHLAIYVGDHGRYPGSSYVASNIVGQGAYGFDLNGVVRPSGNPEIGVRRCPSMTYAASRPAIGLLSFSGFTSYGYNHLGYINDRGPEGERYGLVMTWPANHAAVPGTPAADSGVPENTVLSPSDMLALGDNFALLPASGGDFDVDSVMESFLGIQRQETFRSRGQTTAESVRRARARHQGRANAAFCDGHVESISFRRLFLDRDDASLRRWNRDNQPHW